Proteins co-encoded in one Apodemus sylvaticus chromosome 6, mApoSyl1.1, whole genome shotgun sequence genomic window:
- the Ahr gene encoding aryl hydrocarbon receptor produces MSSGANITYASRKRRKPVQKTVKPVPAEGIKSNPSKRHRDRLNTELDRLASLLPFPQDVINKLDKLSVLRLSVSYLRAKSFFDVALKSTPADRNGGQDHSKAQIRACPDLQEGEFLLQALNGFVLVVTADALVFYVSSTIQDYLGFQQSDVIHQSVYELIHTEDRAEFQRQLHWALNPSQGADSAAGVDEAHGTPQPAIYYSPEQLPPENAPFMERCFRCRLRCLLDNSSGFLAMNFQGRLKYLHGQNKKGKDGALLPPQLALFAIATPLQPPSILEIRTKNFIFRTKHKLDFTPIGCDAKGQLILGYTEVELCTRGSGYQFIHAADILHCAESHIRMIKTGESGMTVFRLLAKHSRWRWVQSNARLIYRNGRPDYIIATQRPLTDEEGQEHLQKRSMALPFMFATGEAVLYEFSSPFSPIMDPLPIRTKGNTSRKDWAPQSAPSKDSFHPSSLMSAMIQQDESIYLCPPSSPAPLDSHFLMDSVGEPSSWQNSLAATGSQTVLKHEQVGHAQDVNLALSGGPSELFPDNKNNDLYNIMRNLGIDFEDIRSMQNEEFFRTDSSAEVDFKDIDITDEILTYVQDSLNNSTLLSSACQQQEQQQQQQQEQQQQPVTQHLSCMLQERLQLEQQQQLQQHPTQALEPQRQLCQMARPQQDLGQRTKHMQVNGMFASWSPTPPVSFSCPQQELKHYGLFSTLQGTTQEFPYKSEVDSMPYTQNFAPCNQSLLPECSKGAQLDFTRRDFEPSLHPTTSNLDFVSCLQVPENQRHRINSQSAMVSPQAYYAGAMSLYQCQPGPQLAPVDQMQYGPEIPGSQAFLSEFQSQGVLNETYSPDLSNVGHAQTAAHLHHMTEARPLPDITPSGFL; encoded by the exons ATGAGCAGCGGCGCCAACATCACCTATGCCAGCCGCAAGCGGCGCAAGCCGGTGCAGAAAAC agtaaagCCCGTTCCTGCTGAAGGAATTAAGTCAAATCCTTCTAAACGACACAGAGACAGGCTGAACACAGAGTTAGACCGCCTGGCCAGCCTGCTGCCCTTCCCACAAGATGTTATCAATAAGCTGGACAAACTCTCCGTTCTTCGGCTCAGTGTCAGCTACCTGAGGGCCAAGAGCTTCTTTGATG TTGCATTAAAATCCACCCCTGCTGACAGAAACGGAGGCCAGGACCACAGTAAAGCACAAATCAGAGCCTGTCCGGATTTGCAAGAAGGAGAGTTCTTGTTACAG GCGCTGAATGGCTTTGTTCTGGTCGTCACAGCAGACGCCTTGGTCTTCTATGTTTCCTCCACCATCCAAGACTACCTGGGCTTTCAGCAA TCTGATGTCATACATCAGAGCGTGTATGAGCTTATCCATACCGAAGACCGCGCCGAGTTCCAGCGCCAGCTTCACTGGGCTCTAAACCCCTCACAGGGTGCAGACTCTGCAGCAGGAGTGGACG AAGCCCATGGCACCCCACAGCCAGCAATCTATTACTCGCCAGAGCAGCTTCCTCCAGAGAACGCTCCTTTCATGGAGAGGTGCTTCAGATGCCGGCTGAGATGCCTGCTGGATAACTCATCTGGCTTTCTG gCAATGAACTTccaagggaggttaaagtatcTTCATGGACAGAACAAGAAAGGGAAGGACGGAGCACTACTTCCTCCACAGCTAGCTCTGTTTGCAATAGCTACTCCACTTCAGCCTCCATCCATCCTGGAAATTCGAACCAAAAACTTCATCTTCAGGACCAAACACAAGCTAGACTTCACACCTATTGGTTGTGATGCCAA AGGGCAGCTTATTCTGGGCTATACAGAAGTAGAGCTGTGCACGAGAGGATCGGGGTATCAGTTCATCCATGCTGCTGACATCCTACACTGTGCAGAGTCCCACATCCGCA TGATTAAGACTGGAGAAAGTGGCATGACAGTTTTCCGGCTTCTGGCAAAACACAGTCGATGGAGGTGGGTCCAGTCCAATGCACGCTTGATTTACAGAAATGGAAGACCAGATTACATCATCGCGACTCAGAGACCACTAAC GGATGAAGAAGGACAGGAGCACTTGCAGAAGCGAAGTATGGCACTGCCCTTCATGTTTGCTACCGGAGAGGCTGTATTGTACGAGTTCTCCAGCCCTTTCTCTCCCATAATGGATCCCTTACCCATACGTACCAAAGGCAACACTAGCAGGAAAGACTGGGCTCCCCAGTCAGCCCCAAGTAAGGATTCTTTCCACCCCAGTTCTCTTATGAGTGCCATGATCCAACAGGATGAGTCCATCTATCTGTGCCCTCCTTCGAGCCCTGCACCGCTAGACAGCCATTTTCTCATGGACTCTGTGGGCGAGCCCAGTAGTTGGCAAAACAGCCTGGCGGCCACAGGAAGTCAAACTGTGCTGAAACATGAGCAGGTTGGACATGCTCAGGACGTGAACCTTGCACTCTCTGGCGGCCCCTCAGAGCTCTTcccagataataaaaataatgacttgTACAACATCATGAGGAACTTAGGGATTGATTTTGAAGATATCAGAAGCATGCAGAACGAGGAGTTCTTCAGAACTGACTCCTCTGCTGAGGTTGACTTTAAAGACATCGACATCACGGATGAAATCCTGACCTACGTGCAGGATTCTCTGAACAATTCAACTTTGCTGAGCTCAGCTtgccagcagcaggagcagcagcagcagcagcagcaggagcagcagcagcagccagtgacTCAGCACCTCAGCTGTATGCTGCAGGAGCGCCTGCAGCTAGAGCAACAGCAGCAGCTTCAGCAGCACCCAACTCAGGCCCTGGAGCCCCAGCGTCAGCTCTGTCAGATGGCGCGCCCCCAGCAAGATCTGGGACAGAGAACGAAGCACATGCAGGTCAACGGCATGTTCGCCAGTTGGAGCCCCACCCCTCCCGTGTCTTTCAGCTGTCCCCAGCAGGAGCTAAAGCACTATGGTCTCTTTTCCACCTTACAGGGGACTACTCAGGAATTTCCCTACAAGTCAGAGGTGGACAGTATGCCTTACACACAGAACTTTGCTCCCTGCAATCAGTCTCTGTTACCAGAATGTTCCAAGGGTGCGCAGTTGGACTTCACTAGAAGGGATTTTGAACCGTCCCTGCATCCCACTACTTCGAATTTAGATTTTGTCAGTTGTTTACAAGTTCCTGAAAACCAAAGGCATCGGATAAACTCACAGTCAGCCATGGTCAGTCCGCAGGCGTACTATGCTGGGGCCATGTCCCTGTATCAGTGCCAGCCTGGGCCTCAGCTCGCCCCCGTGGACCAGATGCAGTACGGCCCTGAAATCCCAGGCTCCCAGGCCTTTCTAAGTGAG TTTCAGAGTCAGGGTGTTTTAAATGAAACCTATTCGCCCGATTTGAGCAACGTCGGCCACGCTCAGACTGCTGCCCATCTCCATCACATGACCGAAGCCCGCCCTCTTCCTGATATCACACCCAGTGGATTCCTGTAG